The region CTTGCCCCGGGCGACTCGAACGGCGATTTCCAAAGCAGTAACGAACGTCCGTCGGTGCTGGCCGATGGCACGTTGTGCCAGACCGGTGTTGATGCAGGCTGCTTCGTGGGCGATTTTCCACGGGATGGCAGTCTGCCGCGAAATATGGGCATCACGCACAACTACTTTTCGGTCGATGCACGACTTACCCGTCGAGTCCGTCTCGGCGAACGCGTCAATCTCGATCTGATCGCCGAAGGCTTTAATCTGTTTAACCGCTTTAACGAAGCCGCAGGCAATCCGTTTTACAATGTTGTCAACACCTATGGTGAACGCAAAGGCAGCAAGTATTACAGTCAGCCAACCTCGGCTTATGACCCGCGACAGTTCCAATTCGGAGCAAAACTTAGTTTTTAATTTACTTTACCTTAATACTTTACAGCCGGATGGTATTACACCGTCCGGCTTTTTTGTGTAAGAACTATTATCAAGGATAATCGCCATATGCACTCTTTGTCTGAAAAAATCAAGCAAAAAGCCATAGAGATCGGATTCCAAAAGGTCGGCATCGTAGAGGCCGCTAATCTGATTGAAGAAGGCGCCCGTTTGAATGAATGGCTCAACAAAGGCTTTCACGGAGAGATGACATGGTTGGCACGCGACCCTGATAAACGCAGCGATCCGCGTCTGTTATTCCCGGAGGCAAGATCGGTCATCGTTGTTCTCTTAAATTACTATACCGATCATCAACACGATCAAAATACTGAAAAGGGTAAGCTGTCTCGTTACGCATGGGGCGATGATTATCACGATGTGGTAAGCGAAAAGCTGAAAGAGCTTTTCGCGTGGATCAAAGCCGAGAGCCCTAATGCCGAGGGCAAGATCTGCGTCGATACGGCTCCGATGATGGACAAGGCGTGGGCCGTGCGTGCCGGTTTAGGTTGGATCGGGAAGCACTCAAATCTGATCACGACCGACGTTGGTTCTTGGGTATTTATCGGCGAGATACTTCTTAATGTAGACCTCGAATATGACACTGAGATCGTCGAAGATCATTGCGGTACATGCACGGCCTGTCTCGATACCTGTCCGACAAACGCTATTGTCGAGCCGTATGTCGTTGATTCGCGAAAGTGTATCTCATACGCCACCATCGAATTGCGTGACGAAACTCTGCCAGCCGATGTTGCGGCAAAAATGGAAGGCTGGCTTTACGGCTGCGACGTTTGTCAGGACGTTTGCCCATGGAAC is a window of Chloracidobacterium sp. DNA encoding:
- the queG gene encoding tRNA epoxyqueuosine(34) reductase QueG, which gives rise to MHSLSEKIKQKAIEIGFQKVGIVEAANLIEEGARLNEWLNKGFHGEMTWLARDPDKRSDPRLLFPEARSVIVVLLNYYTDHQHDQNTEKGKLSRYAWGDDYHDVVSEKLKELFAWIKAESPNAEGKICVDTAPMMDKAWAVRAGLGWIGKHSNLITTDVGSWVFIGEILLNVDLEYDTEIVEDHCGTCTACLDTCPTNAIVEPYVVDSRKCISYATIELRDETLPADVAAKMEGWLYGCDVCQDVCPWNRFETPTQESRFEPREGETSIVLDVVLSLTPESYAERFRRTAIKRAKLPGLKRNAEALKKSPPPNEI